The genome window TTAAGGACGGCAAGGTTTCCGTCACCGTGAAAGGGCAAAAGCACGACCTGCCGCTGGCCGACGTCATGGCCGCCAAGTGCGGCATCTGCCAGTATCCCAACGCGGTTTTGCGCGACGAATTCGTGGGAGCGGAAATTGAAGGCAAGCCGGACGAGTTCGCGGATCTCGCGGCTTTCGAGGCCATGAGTCTGGAAGAGCGCTTCGCGTTCTGGGAAGAGGAAATGAGCCGCTGTATCCGCTGCTACGCCTGCCGTAACGCCTGCCCGCTCTGCGTGTGCCGCGATCACTGCGTTGCCAGCAGCCGCGAGCCGCACTGGGTTTCCCAGTCGGACGGCACGCGGGAAAAGCTCTTTTTCCAGCTTGTCCACGCCACCCACCTTGCGGGCCGCTGCACGGGCTGCGGCGAATGCGGCCGGGCCTGCCCGGTGGGCATCCCGGTGGGGCTTTTCAAACGGACCCTTGGCCGGGCCGCCTTGAATCTTTTTGACTACAAGGCCGGTACCAACGTGGAGACCACCCCTCCGCTGCAAACCTTTATGGTGGAAGAACCGACCATCAAAGAGAGGGATTGGTGATGCCGGGTACTAAATTTATCGCCAAAACGGACCTTGCCTCCTGGCTCGGCGAACTCGCGTCCAGCATGCGGGTCATCGCGCCGAGAACGGAAGGCAACGCCGTCGTGTACCGTGATTATGACGCGGCCAAAGGCCTGGAACTGGCCAAAAAGCCCACGGAATCGGCCAAGCACGTCCTCTTCCCCAGAAGCGAGGAGCTGTTCAGCTTTGCTTACAAGCGCCCGGCGTTCGGCATTCCCGAAAAAGGGCAGGTGCTGGACGACACTTCCGAGGTCATGAAGCTGGAAGTTTCCGTGCCCGCCGACCCGCGCCCCACGGTCATCTTCGGCATGCTCGGCTGCGACGCCGGGAGCGTCACGACCTTTGACCCGATTTATAACGGGAACAAGTACAAGGACGTTTACTATCTGAAAAAGCGGGACGCCACGATCCTCATCGTGCGGGCCTGCAACGACGTGCTCTCTACCTGTTTCTGCACCTGGGTCGGCGGGGATCCCGCCAATACCCAAAACGGGGACATCCTGGCGACCGAGCTTGCGGACGGCTGGCTGTTGCAGCCCTTAACCTCCCGGGCGGAAAAGGCCATGGGGTCCGCGCTCCTGAAAGACGCGGACAAGGCCCTGGAACCGAAAGCCGAGGAACTGCACGCCGCCGCGCGTAAAGCCATCGGCGAGGTGCCGGACCTCACGGGCGTCGACCAGAAGCTGTTCGACGTGTTCGCCAACGACGCGTTCTGGCAGGCGGAATCCGCCCCCTGTCTGGCCTGCGGCGTATGCACCTATCTTTGCCCCACCTGCCACTGTTTTTCCATCACGGACGAAACCGCCGGGCGGAGCGGGGTGCGGCTGCGCTCCTGGGATACCTGCATGGCATCCCTCTACACCCTGGAAGCGAGCGGGCACAACCCCAGAATGCAGAAAGCGGCGCGTCTCAAAAACCGCGTGGGGCACAAGTTCGCCTACTTCATCCGGAACAACGACGGCCAGATCTCCTGTTGCGGCTGCGGCCGGTGCATCCGGAGCTGCCCTTCCAGCGTGGATATCCGCCAGATAGTGAAAGACGCCCTGGCCTACACAGAAAAAGCCAAGGAGAAAGCCAATGGCTGATGCCCAAAAAACTCGGGAGATCCCGGTGTTCTCCCCGGACATGGCGAATCCTTACATGCCGTATATTGCCACGCTTAAAGAAGTCGTGCGCGAGACCCATAACATCATGACTTTTCGCGTCGTGTTCGACGACGCGGAAGCCATGAAGAACTTCCACTACGAGCCGGGCCAGGTGGGGCAGTTGTCCTTGTTCGGCGCGGGCGAATCCACCTTTGTCATCAACTCGCCCCCGACCCGCAAGGAATACCTGCAGTTTTCCGTCATGCGGGCAGGGGAAGTGACCGCGGCGCTGCACCAGCTCAAAGCCGGCGACAAGGTCGGCGTACGTGGGCCGCTGGGCAACCATTTCCCTTACAACGACATGAAGGGCAAGAACATCGTCTTCGTGGGCGGCGGGATCGGCATGGCCCCCCTGCGGACGTTGCTCCTCTATATGCTCGACAACCGCGACGACTACGGCAAGATTACCCTGCTGTACGGCGCCAAATCGCCGGACGACATGGCCTTTGCCTATGAAATCGACGAATGGCGCAAGGCCAAGAACACGGAAGTGGTCTTGACCATCGACAAGGAAGCCGAAGGCTGGACCGAAAAGGTCGGCCTCATTCCCAACGTGCTGCTGGAAATGGCCCCTTCCACGGAAAACGCCGTCGCCATCACCTGCGGCCCGCCCATCATGATCAAGTTCACCTTGCAGGCCCTGGACAAACTCGGCTTCAAGCCCGAGCAGATCGTCACCACGCTCGAGCGCCGCATGAAGTGCGGCATCGGCATCTGCGGCCGCTGCAACATCGGGGACAAGTACGTCTGCGTGGACGGCCCGGTGTTCACCTACGCGGAACTGAAAGAGATGGTGAACGAGTTGTAATCGCGGGCGCAAGACGACGCATCATACTGTTGCAAACACAGCCCGGAGGCCGCTAGGGCGGTTTCCGGGCTGTGCCGGGTAGGGGGACCGTGCGGCGAGTTTTCGGCGCATTCCGCAAATAGCGCTTGACTTCGGATAAACCGTGAGTATATTGCCTCCATCAAGTAATCGGGTTCAGTATTTTTCAAAAATGACTTTGCGTGTGCTTAGCTCCTTTTCGAACGTACCTTCCCAAAAAACATGGAGTTATTCACATGACTGTTTCTATGTATGTGGGCAATCTGCCCTTTTCCGCCGATTCTTCCAGCCTGCAGGCTCTTTTCGCCCCCTTCGGCGAAGTTATTTCCGCCCGGGTGATGTCTGACCGCGAAACCGGCCGTTCGCGCGGCTTCGGCTTTGTGGAAATGGAATCTTCCGACGCCAAGGCGGCCATCGCTTCCCTAAACGGCAAAGACCACGGCGGCCGCGCCCTGCGCGTGAACGAAGCGGAAAAACGCCCGCAGCGCTACTAGTCGCATACCGGCTTTATTGCAAGCGGCCCGGAGAGTTTTCTCCGGGCCGCTTTTTTTGCCTAAAGTATTCTCCATAGCCGCCGATAGAACAGGTACGGAGCAACTATGTCCTTAGCAGCCTTTTCAATCAATACGGGCGGCATGGCCGCGCGGATGGGGGCCATCGGCTCCTCGTTCGCGTATGACCTGACCCGGCGCGTATCCCAGAGCCAGGGGCTTGATTCCGCCCAGGCGTCGCGGGCTTCCGCCGTGACGCCCACTGATGCGCTTGCGGACGAGCAGGCGGCCGCGCGCGCGGAGAAGACCGGGCAGCTGCAAAAGCTGGAAAGCGCCCTTTCCGGCACCGTGGCCTACATGGCCGACAAGCATGGCGAAAAAGCGGCCAGCGCCATGATCGCGCTGGTCTACAAGCGCCTGGGCGACGGGGAAATCAACGAAGAAAGCCTCGGCAACGCCTTTCTGGACGTGACGCGGTTCATCGATGCAAATTTCGGCACGGGCGCCGGTGACAACTTCATGGCGCACCTGAACGGCAGCTTGAACGACAGCATGAACGCCTTTTTCGACAACGGCCTTAGTGAAACGTTCATGGTCGCGCCGGTTTCCTCCGGCGAAGGCGGCGCGGGCGGCAGTGTTGACGCCGCGAGCCTGCTGGAAGACATCGCGCAGCAGTACACGGACGCCATCAAGGAAATGCTCGAGGAAATGCGGGCCAATCCCGAGCAGAGCGGGGTGGCGGCAGCCTATGGCGACCCCGCGCACAAGGAACCCATGATCGGCGTCATGAAGGATATCGTGGTCTGATCCGTTTCCGTTCCCAAACGAAAAGCCCGCGCAAATAGTTGTGCGGGCTTTTCGTTTACTGCCGGGAATTGTTCAGGGAGAGGGGATGATTTTATTGAGCATCAGCACCTGTCCCGCGAACCCTATAAGGAGAAAGAGCAGGGCCAGGACGACGCTGATTTTGCGCCGCATGGGATGCGCGCTGCGGGCGACGAACAGCCAGAGCAGGCAGGCCAGCAGAGGCAGGGCGGCGCTCAGGCCGTCGAGAAGCAGGGACGGCTCCTGGGAAAGCTCCGGCAGCATGAGTTCCCGGCTTTCGTAAAAGACGAAGGCCCCGGCGAGAACCGCCGGCAGGGTGAAGCCAAAGGCCCACTTGGCGCAGTACGGCAGGGCGAAAGTGTAGTAATCCCGGCCGTAATCCTGCCTCTCGCGCATGAGCAGCAGCCAGACACAGGCAAAAGCCGCGGCAAAGGCAAACCCGAGGGGGACGCTTTCAAGGAGCAGGGGCCAGAAAAATGAATCCGCCGGAATGCTGAAAAAGAGCGTCAGTTGCGCGGCCCAGGGAAGGGTGAGGTCAAATTCGGGCGGCGAGTGCAGCAGGCGGCGGGCGACGCCGGTGCAGCAAAAAAGCGAAAACGCGGCCCAGACGCCCGCCGCGAGGCCGACGATCAGGTGGTCTTTACCCGCATAGCCTTTATCCGGCCGGATGCGGATATAGAGGGCCAAAAGCCCGAGAGCGACCAGGATGGCTACGCCCGTCAGAGCCAGGGGGAGAATGTAGGGAGGCGCCAGAAGGGCTCTTTCCCCCTTCGCGAACCAGGCTGCGGCTCCGCCGCAAAACATCGCGGCAAGAACGCCGGCGGCCAGCGTCATTTGGGCGATCTGCCGGGCGGCTCTCGCATAGAAGGCCCGTTTGGCCCGGATGGAGAGGAACTCGCTGGCAATGGCGAAAAAAGCCCCAAAGCTCCCGGCCAAGACGAACGATGCGGCCACGGCCGTCAGGGCGCAGGCAATGAGGGCCTCCGCGGGGGGCAGGGCGGGCAGCGTCAGGTTTTGCAAAAACGTATCCAACATCAACGACTCCTTGCGTCATGCGCATGGCGCGGCTTTTGCCGGAGCATTCCGCGCACCCATGGTTTTGCCCGAAAAGCGCCGGCCACGCAAGATCTGGGGCACGATGTCACAGGAATGACTTGAAAAAAGTGCGCCCCTCCCCTACAGTCTTTCAAACATCGCGCATATTCCAGGAGGTTCCATGCCCCGGCGCTTCTTACTGCTTGTTGTGATCCTGGCTGCCGTGCTCGGCGGGTGCGCCGCCGCATCCGAGGAACGCCTCTCCTTGCTGGAATCGGCGGTGCTGGATCTGCAAGCGCAGGAAATGCGGCTCGCCTCCCTTGAGGAGACCGTGGCCAGCCTGGTCGCCCGGAACAAACCCGTGGAAGCGCAAGCACCCTCTGTAACGCCGGGCGCAACGCCGTCCACACCTGAAGACCTGCATACAAAGCCCGGCCCTCGCCGGGTATATGCCGATCCTGCCCCCGCGCAAGCGGCTCCGGCGGCCTCTCCCGCGCCTTCCGCGCCGACAGCGGCTTCAAAATCGCGGCCGGAAGCTCCCAGGCCCGCGCCCGTCAAGAAAGGCAACGACGCCCTGGCCGCGCGCCAATACCAGGCGGCCCTTTCCACTCTGGAGTCCGGGAGGCCGCAGGCGGCCCGCGACCAGTTCCGGGCGTTTCTCGCGGAGTATCCGGGCCACGCCCTCGCTCCCAACGCGGGCTACTGGCTTGGGGAATGCTACTACAGCATGAAACAATATGATTCCGCCATTATTGCCTTCAAGGATGTCGTGGCGCAGCACCCGGCGCATGAAAAGGCCGCCGCCGCCATGCTGAAGGCGGGGTACAGCTACGATCTGCTGGGAGACGGTGCCAACGCGCGGTTTTACCTCGAGACCCTGACCCGTGATTATCCCGCCTCGCAACCGGCTTCCCTGGCCAGAACCAAACTCGCCTCGCTCTAGCCCGGTATGATTGCCGCAACCGCACGGGCCTATTCACTGACCTGCCGCGACGGCGCGGCAAAACAGGAATACTGGTCCTGCCTCGCCTTACGTGAATGCCCGAATATCGGCATGCGCAGGATCACGGCGCTGCTTTCCCATTTCGGTTCCGCCTACGATGCGGTGCGCTGTCCGGACGCCTGGGCTGATGCTGGCATCCCGGAGCATTGCGCCGCATCGTTCAAAAAGGAAACCTGGCGGCAGAAGGCGGGCCTGGAATGGGCCGCAGCCAAAACGTGCCCCTGCGGCATCCTGCTCTGGTCCGACGCGGAATACCCCGCCTGGCTGCGTTCCATTGCGGACGCCCCTCCCTTTCTGTATTTTTTCGGCGACCTTTCCCTGCTGCGGAATGTGGCCGTGGCGGTTGTCGGCATGCGGTCCTGCAGCGAGGAGGGACTCAAGGCGACGGCGCATATCGCCGGAGGCCTCTCGCGGGCCGGGGTCACCATCGTGTCCGGCATGGCCAAGGGCATTGACCGCGCCGCGCACCACGCGGGACTGGAAGGGCCGGGCGGCAGCATCGGCGTGCTCGGCGCGGGCATCGACGTCGTCTATCCCCAGGCGAACAGCGATTTGTATGGCCTGATGCATGAAAAAGGTCTTCTCCTTTCGGAATATCCGCCCGCGCACGGTGCGGAACCCAAAAATTTCCCCGTCCGGAACAGAATTATCAGCGGGCTTTCACGGGCGGTCGTCGTGGTGGAGGCCGCTGTCAGGAGCGGCAGCTTGAACACCGCCAACCACGCCCTGGAGCAGAACCGCGAACTCATGGCCGTGCCGGGCGCGGTTTCCGCGTCCTCGGCCAAGGGCTGCCAGGAACTCATCCGCAAGGGCGCCAAACCGGTGTTTTGCGCGGACGACGTTTTGCAGGAGTTTATGCCGCTCCTTGCGGATCATGTCCGGCAGGAAGTGCTCGCACGCGACTTGAGCCGGTTTTGTTTTCCAAGGCCTGAGGGACGGAAGGATGAACCGGCCGCCGCGCGGCCTTCCCCCGGCACTTCGTCGCGAAAAGCCGTTCACGGCGGCAAGGGAAAACCGGACGGCGCGAAACAGGCCGGGCCGGAAGCGGCGGGGCCAAAAGACGCTAAACCGGCGGACGGCGCGGCGGCGGGTTTGAGCGGTCTTGAAGCGCAAGTATATGATGCGGTGCGTGATGGCCCCATTCATATAGATGACATTTGCCGGGCTTTGGGGCAGAATGCTGGGATAGTCAGCCGCGTTGCGGCCATGCTCGAAATCCGGGGATTGTTGGCGCGGATTCCGGGCATGCGGTACAAGGTTTTGTAGGGTGCCGTTCCATACGTATCCGTTATATTTTGAAGAAACCGTCAATAAATTTCGTAAATTTCTTTTTTTTGTGCCACATTGTCATAACACTCTGTATGTATTTATTTTTTACGAGATATTACATGGCATGATCGTGGAAGCCGTCTTGCCCGAAAGCCGGCGGCTGAAAACACCCATGGGGGGGAGTGTTTGCAACTTTTTCGGGGGTGAAGCCCTTGTCTCCCTGATGGGGGAAAGCCGGAAGAAGCCACCCGGACCGATGCGCAAGGAACCGGCGGCGAATTTCAGATGCGGAAGCCGTCATTCGTGATAATGGGTTTACAGAATCGTTTATACTATACTATTGTGGCAAGCTTACGTCCCGTTTTTGGAGGGCGGGGGGCGTAAAAGGCGGCCCCGGCAGTCCCCGATTACCATCCCGCCGGTGGGGTCCGTAACAGGAAATCCTCCGGCCAACGCTTATTTGCATACACCTGAGGAGGAATCACAGTGGTGCACAAACTGCGTATTCTGTCCCCCGTCCTGCTGGCGCTGCTGCTGGTTGCTCCGGAACTTTGCCTGGCTGCCGAAGGGGGGCATCCCGCCTTGCCCCCGACTTTGCCCATATATTGGATCGTTCCTTTTGTGTGCATGTTGTTGTCCATCGCCATCGGGCCGCTGACGGTGCCGCATATCTGGCACCATCATTACGGTAAAGTCGCCCTGTTCTGGGGGCTGGCCTTTCTCGTTCCCTGCTGGCTGACCTTCGGCTGGCATACCGCGGGCTTTCTGGCGGCGGAAACCATTCTCCTCGAATATATGCCGTTTATCTTGCTGTTGCTGGCGCTGTTCACTGTGGCAGGGGGAATACGCCTCAAGGGGAGCCTTGTGGGCACGCCGGCGGTCAACACGGGCATTCTCCTCATCGGCACGGCTCTCGCCAGCTGGATGGGCACCACCGGCGCGGCCATGCTGCTCATCCGCCCTTTGCTCAAAGCCAACAAGCACCGCAAATACCGGGTGCATCAGGTCGTCTTTTTTATCTTTCTGGTGGCCAATATCGGCGGCTCCCTCACGCCGTTGGGCGATCCGCCGCTGTTCCTCGGCTTTCTCAAGGGCGTGGATTTTTTTTGGACCACCACCCATCTGCTCCTGAAGACCGTGCTGGTTTCCGGCATTCTGCTGGCACTTTTCTTTGTTCTGGATAAAGTCCTGTACGCCAGGGAGGGCAGCCCCGTCCCGCCAACCGACCCCACGGCCGCGGATGAAAAATTGGGCATTGAAGGCGGCATCAATTGTGTGTTTTTGGTCTTCGTGGTCGGCAACACGTTGCTGTCCGGCCAGTGGAAGGGTGCGGAAGTGCATTTCCTTGGTGTGCCCATGGAGATGCAGAATATCATCCGCGACGTGATATACGTCGCCATCGCCGTTCTTTCCTGGAAGACGACGGACAAGGCCGCCCGGCGGCGTAACGAATTCACCTGGGAGCCCATTCTGGAAGTGGCGAAATTGTTCATCGGCATCTTCCTGAGCATGATCCCGGCCATTGCCATATTGCGCGCGGGTAACAGCGGCGCCCTGGCGGGGTTGATCGGCCTCGTCACCGACGAAGGCGGCAACCCCAACAACGCCGCCTTCTTCTGGCTGACGGGCTGGCTGTCGGCCTTTCTGGACAACGCGCCTACCTATCTGGTGTTCTTCAACACCGCCGGGGGGGATGCCGCCCGCCTGATGGCGCAGGGCGAGGTGCTGGCCGCCATTTCCGCGGGCGCGGTGTTCATGGGCGCCATTACGTATATCGGCAACGCGCCCAACTTCATGGTGCGCGCCATCGCCGCCGAGCAGGGGGTGAGGATGCCCAGCTTCTTCGGCTACATGGCGTGGTCCGTGGGCATTCTGTGCCCCATTTTCGCGTTGCTGACGGTCATGTTCTTCGTCTGACGGGAGCGTGCACAGCAGAATCTCGGGTTCCGTTTCCATAAAGGGGAAACGGAACCCGAGGCTTTTTTGCATGCCGGGCTTTGCCGGTATTCATGTGAGCAATGGCCGGATGGGGATGCCGGTGCGGGCGCCCTTGGCCTACGAGGCGGACCCGGCCAGATATTTGCGCAGGATGTGCATGATGCTGTCGACGCTCATGGGTTTGGCGAGATGGTCATCCATTTCCGCCTCCAGGCAAGACGCAATATCCTCTTTGAACGCGTTGGCGGTCATGGCCACGACGGGGCGCCGCTGCCAGCCGCGGTTCGCTTCCTCGGCGCGTATGCGGCGGGTGGCGGTATAGCCGTCCATAATGGGCATATGCACGTCCATCAGGATGAGATCGTACCTGCCATGCGCCGCGAGATACTTTTCCACGGCTTCGGCCCCGTTTTCCGCCACGTCGATGGTAAGTTCCGCATTTTCCATGTATGCGAAGGCGATCTCGCGGTTCATCTCGTTGTCCTCAACCAGCAGGATCCGCTTGTCCGTAAACGTTCCGGCGTCCAACGGCGATAGGGCGGTTTGGCCCGCGGGGGCGCCCATGACTTCGTTGACGAGATTGATGACGGCGGAGGGGAACACGGGCTTGGGCAGGAACCTGTTCACGCCCGCTTCCACGGCTTTCTCCTCTATCTCGACGAACCTGGATGCGGAAACCAGAACGACGATGATCTGGCCGCCGAATTCCGCTTTGACCTTTTTGACGAAGGTCTCGCCTTCGTCCCCCACGGTATCCCAGTCGAGAAAGATGATGTTGAACGGATCGCACTCCCTGCTCTCCAACAGCAGGCGAAACGCCAGATCCGTGCTGTCGGCCGTGGCCACGGCGACATGAAGCTCGTTGAAGAGCGTGGCGAAGACCCCGCGTACTTCTTCCAGCTTGTCAACGATCATGACCCTGGTGCGGCGCGCGTCAATGCAAGCGTCAAGCGCCGCGCGCTCGTACTGTTCGGAGTTCTTCAGCCTGACGGTGACGATAAAGTTGCTGCCCTTGCCCAACTCGCTTTCCACCCGGATGTCGCCGCTCATCAGCTTGACGATTTTATCGCAGATGGCAAGGCCCAGGCCCGTGCCGCCGAACTGGCGGGAGATGCCGGCGTCGGCCTGTTCAAA of uncultured delta proteobacterium contains these proteins:
- a CDS encoding hypothetical protein (Evidence 5 : No homology to any previously reported sequences) yields the protein MTMWHKKKKFTKFIDGFFKI
- a CDS encoding conserved membrane hypothetical protein (Evidence 4 : Homologs of previously reported genes of unknown function); the protein is MVHKLRILSPVLLALLLVAPELCLAAEGGHPALPPTLPIYWIVPFVCMLLSIAIGPLTVPHIWHHHYGKVALFWGLAFLVPCWLTFGWHTAGFLAAETILLEYMPFILLLLALFTVAGGIRLKGSLVGTPAVNTGILLIGTALASWMGTTGAAMLLIRPLLKANKHRKYRVHQVVFFIFLVANIGGSLTPLGDPPLFLGFLKGVDFFWTTTHLLLKTVLVSGILLALFFVLDKVLYAREGSPVPPTDPTAADEKLGIEGGINCVFLVFVVGNTLLSGQWKGAEVHFLGVPMEMQNIIRDVIYVAIAVLSWKTTDKAARRRNEFTWEPILEVAKLFIGIFLSMIPAIAILRAGNSGALAGLIGLVTDEGGNPNNAAFFWLTGWLSAFLDNAPTYLVFFNTAGGDAARLMAQGEVLAAISAGAVFMGAITYIGNAPNFMVRAIAAEQGVRMPSFFGYMAWSVGILCPIFALLTVMFFV
- a CDS encoding DNA protecting protein DprA — encoded protein: MIAATARAYSLTCRDGAAKQEYWSCLALRECPNIGMRRITALLSHFGSAYDAVRCPDAWADAGIPEHCAASFKKETWRQKAGLEWAAAKTCPCGILLWSDAEYPAWLRSIADAPPFLYFFGDLSLLRNVAVAVVGMRSCSEEGLKATAHIAGGLSRAGVTIVSGMAKGIDRAAHHAGLEGPGGSIGVLGAGIDVVYPQANSDLYGLMHEKGLLLSEYPPAHGAEPKNFPVRNRIISGLSRAVVVVEAAVRSGSLNTANHALEQNRELMAVPGAVSASSAKGCQELIRKGAKPVFCADDVLQEFMPLLADHVRQEVLARDLSRFCFPRPEGRKDEPAAARPSPGTSSRKAVHGGKGKPDGAKQAGPEAAGPKDAKPADGAAAGLSGLEAQVYDAVRDGPIHIDDICRALGQNAGIVSRVAAMLEIRGLLARIPGMRYKVL
- a CDS encoding hypothetical protein (Evidence 5 : No homology to any previously reported sequences) produces the protein MRPCSKSGDCWRGFRACGTRFCRVPFHTYPLYFEETVNKFRKFLFFVPHCHNTLYVFIFYEILHGMIVEAVLPESRRLKTPMGGSVCNFFGGEALVSLMGESRKKPPGPMRKEPAANFRCGSRHS
- a CDS encoding membrane hypothetical protein (Evidence 5 : No homology to any previously reported sequences), translated to MLDTFLQNLTLPALPPAEALIACALTAVAASFVLAGSFGAFFAIASEFLSIRAKRAFYARAARQIAQMTLAAGVLAAMFCGGAAAWFAKGERALLAPPYILPLALTGVAILVALGLLALYIRIRPDKGYAGKDHLIVGLAAGVWAAFSLFCCTGVARRLLHSPPEFDLTLPWAAQLTLFFSIPADSFFWPLLLESVPLGFAFAAAFACVWLLLMRERQDYGRDYYTFALPYCAKWAFGFTLPAVLAGAFVFYESRELMLPELSQEPSLLLDGLSAALPLLACLLWLFVARSAHPMRRKISVVLALLFLLIGFAGQVLMLNKIIPSP
- a CDS encoding putative Hydrogenase (Evidence 3 : Function proposed based on presence of conserved amino acid motif, structural feature or limited homology) — encoded protein: MPGTKFIAKTDLASWLGELASSMRVIAPRTEGNAVVYRDYDAAKGLELAKKPTESAKHVLFPRSEELFSFAYKRPAFGIPEKGQVLDDTSEVMKLEVSVPADPRPTVIFGMLGCDAGSVTTFDPIYNGNKYKDVYYLKKRDATILIVRACNDVLSTCFCTWVGGDPANTQNGDILATELADGWLLQPLTSRAEKAMGSALLKDADKALEPKAEELHAAARKAIGEVPDLTGVDQKLFDVFANDAFWQAESAPCLACGVCTYLCPTCHCFSITDETAGRSGVRLRSWDTCMASLYTLEASGHNPRMQKAARLKNRVGHKFAYFIRNNDGQISCCGCGRCIRSCPSSVDIRQIVKDALAYTEKAKEKANG
- a CDS encoding hypothetical protein (Evidence 5 : No homology to any previously reported sequences); the protein is MKNTEPDYLMEAIYSRFIRSQALFAECAENSPHGPPTRHSPETALAASGLCLQQYDASSCARDYNSFTISFSSA
- a CDS encoding exported hypothetical protein (Evidence 5 : No homology to any previously reported sequences) — encoded protein: MSLAAFSINTGGMAARMGAIGSSFAYDLTRRVSQSQGLDSAQASRASAVTPTDALADEQAAARAEKTGQLQKLESALSGTVAYMADKHGEKAASAMIALVYKRLGDGEINEESLGNAFLDVTRFIDANFGTGAGDNFMAHLNGSLNDSMNAFFDNGLSETFMVAPVSSGEGGAGGSVDAASLLEDIAQQYTDAIKEMLEEMRANPEQSGVAAAYGDPAHKEPMIGVMKDIVV
- a CDS encoding Tol-pal system protein YbgF, coding for MPRRFLLLVVILAAVLGGCAAASEERLSLLESAVLDLQAQEMRLASLEETVASLVARNKPVEAQAPSVTPGATPSTPEDLHTKPGPRRVYADPAPAQAAPAASPAPSAPTAASKSRPEAPRPAPVKKGNDALAARQYQAALSTLESGRPQAARDQFRAFLAEYPGHALAPNAGYWLGECYYSMKQYDSAIIAFKDVVAQHPAHEKAAAAMLKAGYSYDLLGDGANARFYLETLTRDYPASQPASLARTKLASL
- a CDS encoding Oxidoreductase FAD/NAD(P)-binding domain protein, with the translated sequence MADAQKTREIPVFSPDMANPYMPYIATLKEVVRETHNIMTFRVVFDDAEAMKNFHYEPGQVGQLSLFGAGESTFVINSPPTRKEYLQFSVMRAGEVTAALHQLKAGDKVGVRGPLGNHFPYNDMKGKNIVFVGGGIGMAPLRTLLLYMLDNRDDYGKITLLYGAKSPDDMAFAYEIDEWRKAKNTEVVLTIDKEAEGWTEKVGLIPNVLLEMAPSTENAVAITCGPPIMIKFTLQALDKLGFKPEQIVTTLERRMKCGIGICGRCNIGDKYVCVDGPVFTYAELKEMVNEL
- a CDS encoding Ss-DNA binding protein 12RNP2 yields the protein MTVSMYVGNLPFSADSSSLQALFAPFGEVISARVMSDRETGRSRGFGFVEMESSDAKAAIASLNGKDHGGRALRVNEAEKRPQRY
- a CDS encoding 4Fe-4S ferredoxin iron-sulfur binding domain protein translates to MNKELKDAILKVLPEVECVIGWGPGPDPLRGAPLFMRKPEDVETFAAGPLAVNNPAVFLPEYKGHKVGIVVKGCDSRSVVQLIAEGLVKREDVVIIGFPCEGVVDILKIAKKLGEDLEPGMVEACEVKDGKVSVTVKGQKHDLPLADVMAAKCGICQYPNAVLRDEFVGAEIEGKPDEFADLAAFEAMSLEERFAFWEEEMSRCIRCYACRNACPLCVCRDHCVASSREPHWVSQSDGTREKLFFQLVHATHLAGRCTGCGECGRACPVGIPVGLFKRTLGRAALNLFDYKAGTNVETTPPLQTFMVEEPTIKERDW